The following are encoded in a window of Rosa chinensis cultivar Old Blush chromosome 4, RchiOBHm-V2, whole genome shotgun sequence genomic DNA:
- the LOC112200807 gene encoding uncharacterized protein LOC112200807 → MFKFSFRRYDSSLKSVKELNQSLGFELRGVRESKKEMIGGRMGSYYKEHRILPHFQNSACCISIQYNFAMRLGGLRDKDGFMLSTFNSISFLFETIQSNDSVYLVDNCPHDDSSSDALLWSGTLPSPGSHVLQRCNCSCWSMISQAWSHLFLAS, encoded by the exons ATGTTCAAATTTTCTTTTCGAAGGTACGATTCGTCTCTGAAATCGGTGAAGGAGCTTAACCAATCCCTTGGATTCGAATTGCGGGGTGTTCGTGAATCGAAGAAGGAGATGATAG GTGGAAGGATGGGTTCCTACTATAAGGAGCATAGAATTCTTCCCCACTTCCAG AACTCAGCTTGCTGTATATCTATTCAATATAACTTTGCAATGAGGCTTGGTGGCTTACGGGATAAGGATGGTTTTATGTTATCTACTTTCAACTCCATCAGCTTTTTGTTTGAAACTA TACAATCAAATGATTCTGTGTACTTAGTGGACAATTGCCCCCATGATGACTCTTCCTCGGATGCTCTGTTGTG GTCAGGAACGTTACCATCGCCTGGCTCCCATGTATTACAGCGGTGCAACTGCAGCTGTTGGTCTATGATATCACAAGCATG GAGTCATTTGTTTTTAGCGAGCTAA